TTGTATACCAAACATATCGTTAACTCAATACGCGAAACAAAAATAATAcgaaataaaatatataattcGAGGAAAAACCTGAGTGGAGTTGAACCAGTTGGGGTCGTGTCAGAGGCAACCCAGAGCCACCCGGATCCATGCAGATGACAAGGAAGAAAGAACACAGAGTATAGAGCTATGAAACTCTAAAACTAATTAGATATGTATCCCAAATTTGAATGACGATGCAAGTACGGTATGTAACGCAGATAGAGGCGGCTAAATGTTCCAACAATGCCAGGCATATGGATATGTGTACTCAATTAAACCCAAACCGAAACCCACAGAGTTCAAAAAGTATTAGGCAATGCTGTCTGCATAATAAAGCAAAGCAGGAAATAATCAAAACACAGTCGGTGCAATCAGTTAAAAAGAATACAAATTCTGCATTCATTTTTGGTTCCAAAAAATGTTTTCCATTTCaggaaattttgaaacaatttatatattcATATTTTGATTTATTGTTTTCAATTTGTGGCTATTGAGAAATTCAGTGTGAAATATTTGCTTGCTCTTTCAGCTGCTAAAGGTACGAAATAAAAACTATAAAAACTATAAAATAAGCAGACTACAATAGACACGAATGTGGCCATAAAATGACAAAGGgaaaacaaaatattaaaaaacaaaagaatcAATGTTTAACATATTGTGTATGAGGCATGTATTGTACAGCaaccaaagcagcagcagacctAGAAAATTATAAACAAAATTTACGAATTAGTGTGTATGTATTCTATATGTgcagaaataaaatgaaattcAGAAAAAAAGCATCTTGGAACTAATTTACAACTGGagaaaaaacacacaaaaaaaaaaaaaagttgaTGCTCCCGTCTTTTTGTCTCTGCATTGATCATTCATACGATTTCTGACGTCTaacttatttattattttcattTCAGGCTGAGAAGTTTATCATAATTTCCGTAATTTTTTAAACTTTACTATGTGTCCATTTGCAGGTGCGTATAACcgacatttatttatttcaaaACATCATTAGAGAACGTAAATTGTAtggcatttttggttttatcatCATTTGAGAAAATGTAATCGAGCTCCGTAAGATACCGTAAGTTGCAGTGGAAAATTTTATACCATTTTTACAATATCTTCCAATGACAGCAGCGTGGCATTTTCATCTCTTCTCTTACTTGGACGACCATTGGGTCCGTCCCCTGCCATGGCCTTTTCCAACGCTGCTTTCTCCGCTTTTCTAGTCCGCTCACCTCCTCGTCCTCTCGGGGGGTCCAAGGGATGCTCTCTTCGCTGGACTGTGGCCACCACTGGCTGCTACAGACATGCTACGGGCCATAGCCATGATGCCACTGCTGTTCCGCCGCGTCGACAACGTGGCGTCCCGTCCGCAGCAGCAGGAACCAGTGATGGACGGCGGAATTGCTCGTTCACGCCCATGGGAAATATTGTCAGCAATCCATCGTTCATACGACGCCGAATCAAACGCTGGGTTCAACTTCGAGACGCGTAAGTGAATCAGTATATAATTGTTGACGTATCCTAAAATATCTCTTCCTTCACAGAGGACTTATGTACCCTACGCTTTGCCACAAACCGAGTCGTATCCGATTTACCTCCGCCAGACGGAGTCCTATCCAATCATTACCGAGGCGTATTCGAGACAGACAGAAGTCTATCCCAGACCAATCGTATCCGAGCAGGACAGCGCACCCCTTGCAAGATCTGAACCTAACAAGCCATTGTCATCCTTCGACCTGGCCATCGACAGCAAGGACTTTGACTATGGCAACCAAAGGACGGGCTACGCGGGCTACTAGAATCTATACAGATCTCGTTGTTTATAAGTTTAAGGATATACGCGTCCATATACTCGGATAGTAGATACAAATGCTTTCcacttgtttatttatttatattaagCTAAGTTATGATGAATAAAACTATTGAAAAGTCTTCCTTGCTGTATCCTGTATCGGGGATACTATCCAGATTACAAAAAGGCGAGGCACGCCCAGATCGGTTCACAAATAGCGGAGAAAGCTAAATATTTTTTATAGggaaaatgtccttgatccttgcTAAGGACTCCATCGAATCAGGGACATTTTTGCGATCACAGGATGCCATCgcacgcccagatcggccCACAAATAGCCACGAAAACTTTATATGGATGGTGCGGGATTTTAAAGTCCTTTCCGAAGGATCAGGGATATTTTTCTGATCACGGGGGGCCATGGCACGTCCTGATCGGGCCAAAACTAAGGGAGAAAACAAGATATGTATGTCTGTAGtaaatatccttgatccttggtccttgataaggactccatcaAATCGGGGACATTTTTCCGAGcacaggaagccgtcgcatGTCCCGATCGGGCCTCAAATAACGGAGAAAAGAAAATTTGCTTGTAACTGGCATTATAAATGTAGTTCAAGAAATCACCGATAGGGGCGCCACCGTACAAAACGAAAAACCTTGCGTCAAATGGCCAaaataccaggcgaacagaaatcagcagaaggtAACTGAATTTTTTAAAAAAATGTATGCAAcaatttttttgcatttgctaCAGTTGCttgctgctgatttctgttcgcctggtatcccacCCAGATTTTGGCCATTTGACGCAAGGTTTTTCGTTTTGTACGGTGGCGCCCCTATCGGTGATTTCTTGAACTACATTTATAATGCCAGTTACAAGCAAATTTTCTTTTCTCCGTTATTTGAGGCCCGATCGGGACatgcgacggcttcctgtgCTCGGAAAAATGTCCCCGATTtgatggagtccttatcaaggaccaaggatcaaggatatttaCTACAGACATACATATCTTGTTTTCTCCCTTAGTTTTGGCCCGATCAGGACGTGCCATGGCCCCCCGTGATCAGAAAAATATCCCTGATCCTTCGGAAAGGACTTTAAAATCCCGCACCATCCATATAAAGTTTTCGTGGCTATTTGTGggccgatctgggcgtgcGATGGCATCCTGTGATCGCAAAAATGTCCCTGATTCGATGGAGTCCTTAgcaaggatcaaggacattttccCTATAAAAAATATTTAGCTTTCTCCGCTATTTGTGAACCGATCTGGGCGTGCCTCGCCTTTTTGTAATCTGGATAGTATCCCCGATACAGGATACAGCAAGGAAGACTTTTCAATAGTTTTATTCATCATAACTTAGcttaatataaataaataaacaagtgGAAAGCATTTGTATCTACTATCCGAGTATATGGACGCGTATATCCTTAAACTTATAAACAACGAGATCTGTATAGATTCTAGTAGCCCGCGTAGCCCGTCCTTTGGTTGCCATAGTCAAAGTCCTTGCTGTCGATGGCCAGGTCGAAGGATGACAATGGCTTGTTAGGTTCAGATCTTGCAAGGGGTGCGCTGTCCTGCTCGGATACGATTGGTCTGGGATAGACTTCTGTCTGTCTCGAATACGCCTCGGTAATGATTGGATAGGACTCCGTCTGGCGGAGGTAAATCGGATACGACTCGGTTTGTGGCAAAGCGTAGGGTACATAAGTCCTCTGTGAAGGAAGAGATATTTTAGGATATGTCAACAATTATATACTGATTCACTTACGCGTCTCGAAGCTGAAGCCCAGCGTTTGATTCGGCGGCGTATTAACCGGGGGTTGCTGACATTATTTCCCATGGGCGTGAACCAACAATTCCGCCGTCGATCACTGGTTCATGGCTAAGGCCCGTAGCATGTCTGCAGCAGCCAGTGGTAGCCACAGTCGAGCCAAGAGAACATCCCTTGGACCTCCCGAGAGGACGAGGAGGTGAGCGGACACAGCCTCAAGCGACAGGAATCAGGAGCGGACGAGAGGCGCACCGCACGATATCGTGACCCCGTGCGCAGGAGCCAACGGGGAGTTCGCGATGTCAGCCGGTCAGGCGCCTGATGTGGACAGCCGAGCGTACATCGAGTAAAGCCCCTGGTAAACGATGGTATGCATGTACATAAAAAGTACAAGTAAATAGGGGCGTGGGCGCGAAGCACGAGTGATTTGAACGCGAAAACTTCATTACACTTACTCGAAGGAGCTGAGCAGCCCTGTGACCTCACGCACGCCCATTGGACTGATCTGGTACCACGCAACTGATTTAAAGTGGAAAAATCACCGAGGCGGATTCCAGTATGGTTTTTTTAAGCATTCAGTCTTTTACATCcgtattaataataataataatattaaatttGCTTTATTTATAAACACACGCACGCGAGTTTTTCAAATTCTGATCCATTAAGGTGACTCAACTATCTATAGGTAGCTCGTGTCAGAGTAAATTGCCTATACAATTACCGTTCGATCTTTGCCGCCATTTTGTCTACAGTCATTTTACATTAATTCTACACCAAAGAATTGTATACTACTTGTCAAATAAATTAATTCAATAAAACGACACGCGTTAGACACCACCAACAGGTAGCGCCAGTGTCCCAATGTTAGCTGAAAATTGTTTGAAAATAGTAACGGAAATACCCACTAGTGCGCCAGAGAAAAAACCTTCCTTAGCTTCAAAATGTattgttttaatttatttcgCTTGTATCGGCTTCAATTTGTTTTCCAAAGGGTTTCTTGTGAGTTTattattctttttctttgtttttatcTAGGTATATATAGTAGGTATAACGTGAAATATAAATTTGTATGCTAGAGTTGATTGGGTGGCCTCAGTTATAGATAATCTGTGCAAATTAGCTGCCTTTGCTGAGGTCGGTTAAGCTGCTGTGAAGCAGAGACTTGTCGTTTTAGTTCTCGTTTATTTTCAATGGTCAGCGGTTAGAAAAAGATCTACTACAACAATAATATCATATCagttttgtatatatatatcctatatatgtatatgtgtatttttgtgtgtgttgtgtgtctGAGATTGTGTAGGCCATTACCAAACATTTCATTAGAATTCAATTCGTATCAATTTAGTTCGCATTTTATCAATTCAGTCATgcccccagctccagctccgagCAGGGCTCCTCTAAAATATCGATCAGCGATCAGTTCCAACCAAAATATCATCTCGTCTCGCGAATACCAAATGTTGGGCTCTTGCTTCTGTCGAAAATCTAAAAGTGCTACAAGGTTATATTTTGAAATTTATGAATACATGTATATCTGATATATGTAGTATTTATATACTTATATTGGTTTTTGTGTGGGCTCTACTAATGCTTGACATTGAAATCTAATTGATTAATTGCTTGTGGAAATTCTAGGGATTAACATAGACACCAAAAACATGATTATTTAGctgaatttattttttttaattcgccccgttttaataataattattctctccatttttgtgtgtgtgtagcaTATTGAAAAATTGTATTGCTTCTGTCTTCATTGAATCAATGTGCTCAAAAGGCCAACACGGGCGGCATTTTCACGGGACAATTAGAAGTGGGTATTATTTCCCATCTTTCAGTGCTTTCTCTGGCATTTACTGCCCCTCCATTAAAAATCCCTGATTCTCGTGCTTGCTCTCCATTCAAAATCATTTTTATCTGTCTCTCGGTATCTGACATTACATAGTGCCCACGGATATAGATACATTCTTATCACACCAATTTATATGCTGGCGGGTAGTTGCTTTAATTAATAGTTATCATAATACAAACTCCATTATCATTGTCCTGACCATTATCAGTTAAAGGGAAAGGGAGAGATTGTCGGCGGTCCCACGATCCCAAGAGGCCCGATCTCCAACATTGTATCACCCTTGCGCTCCAGCGAAGCCTGTCTTACATGTCTACTAACTATGAAATGCCACTGAGTACTCTGAGTACATTCTACGTATTGTACATACTACTATGTATATTGTAATATACCTTACGGCTGTATTCGGCCACGATCCTATGTACAGAATACGAATACCGATATAAATGGTACTCTCGTTACTTAGCTACTATCACACACACTGACTGATCCTGTTGCTGGCCCATTTCTGGGCACCGTCGACACTGTCAGAAGGGTTTTACAACTAGTATCATAGCTATTTGGTGAGTATTGCTTCCGTTTTTTACAGGGTTCTCTGGTTACTCTAGACTCTAGATTATCGTTAgattctttattcattacgtTCTAGCTTGATTGTTTGCCATTTTGAAAGGAAGGGAAACAAAAAGCAAATGTTCGGTGcaaatcaaacaaaaaataaaatagaatcaaatatttaaaaattcaTAATTCTTGCTAGATATTTATTTATGCAGTACCCAATTAAAaaaagtatatgtatattgaaGAGTTCTTCGGCTAACCGAAGTTATCCATATTTTTCCATTACAAAAAACGAAAGCTCGACATGTCCGACAATCGACCAGATTTCATATTCGTTCTTTCTTTTTTCAGATTAAGACTAGAAATACCAAGATCTTAATGTCTAAACTCTACTTTGAGACTGCATTGAAATATGGCTCGATATTTTGTCCACTTATTACGAGTATACCACACCTACATAAATCGATTCGGAAAGGTATCCTGAGGGCGCAGCGGACCAGCAGACATATGGTACAAACATTACATATAATAAATTATTCACTTCACAGTACGATGTGGACATGCCGCACTCCAATGTAACTTCACTTCACTTCCAAAAAATGAACGACATAATACGAGAGATCGTGTAAAAGTTTGGCCTGATGCCCTACAAATTTCTTGCTATTTTACAAATATACAATCAATAGATGTATACGCGTATGTAGATTTATATCGCTTATGATTTGATTTGACTTGTTGATTGCCTACGAGCTAATAATACCTTAGGTTGCACTAAGATTTCTATATATGtaagtatatgtatgtataaatgtatgtgtatgtgtatgtgtgtgtgtgtatatataaaggtatatctatatatatatattattaatGTATACAATTGTATAATATTGCAATTTCCAAATGTTCAGTTTCATTATGTTTTTGCTTTGTTTGGGGTTCAGGGTAAGGGTCAGGGTCAGGGTCAGGGTCATGTTCTGGGGCGggggcgagggcgagggcggGACACAAGGACGAGGCAATAGAATCGCCCATACATCTagtatatactcgtatgtacaaTACAAATTGCTTGTCTTCACTTGGTTTTATAATAATATTACAATTTGAGTTGTCATTTCTAGGGGTTTTTCGTCGCCCACAGGGACGTCTCATTTACAAAGTTGTTCCATATGCTTATAACTAATGCTAATTGCTACGAATATATATTCCATGTACTTCTTTCCATTCCATTGCTAATTTTCTTGTATTTTCGCTTCACAAGATTCATACACAAGAACTTTTGCATTTTCTCTGGcaaagctaaaaggaaataCTCAAAATTTCTCAATTTCTTCTTTTGTGCAACAGCGTCATACAATTTTCTTATTGTTTGTGTCTCCATCAGAGGGTTAAGGTTACAAGGGAAATTAACGGAAATACTAGGTAAACTGTATTTTGCATTCTTTGATAAAACTatgatcaaaaatatatgaTTATAATACAGATTTATGTGGTTTTATAGACAAATTGTTTAAGAATTAGAACGTTTCATACAAATTAAAACATAAATTCATTTCTTTGCAGAGAATACAAACCTGACCTTTGCAGATCTTGTACACAAAGCCTTATTTTACAAAAAGATTTCAAATTCGAATGTATATTCAATTATCAGATCGGTTTGAGCTGCCCCCAGAAGTCTCTCTACTCTTTCTGTTGCCCTACAATAGTCTCAATACTTAGAAATACATTTCGGGATCCAAGAGATTGATTTACAATGATATTTTGATTCAGTTCGAGCATGAGACTCTTCCTTTCCACGAACAGTGGCAATATTTGAATATGAATGAATGATTTTAAGCGACATTTAATATTAGATCACGTCAAGTATTTCCACTGGCTTGCCCCATCTCTATCTGCATCTCCAAGTGTCTTAAAACAGTCCCTTTGCGCCGGCCAATTTACGTCGCCGGAATCACATGAGTCATCATTTGAGCGTATTGTA
The sequence above is a segment of the Drosophila miranda strain MSH22 chromosome 4, D.miranda_PacBio2.1, whole genome shotgun sequence genome. Coding sequences within it:
- the LOC108161696 gene encoding uncharacterized protein LOC108161696; amino-acid sequence: MGNNVSNPRLIRRRIKRWASASRRRTYVPYALPQTESYPIYLRQTESYPIITEAYSRQTEVYPRPIVSEQDSAPLARSEPNKPLSSFDLAIDSKDFDYGNQRTGYAGY
- the LOC108161659 gene encoding uncharacterized protein LOC108161659, translating into MLRAIAMMPLLFRRVDNVASRPQQQEPVMDGGIARSRPWEILSAIHRSYDAESNAGFNFETQDLCTLRFATNRVVSDLPPPDGVLSNHYRGVFETDRSLSQTNRIRAGQRTPCKI